One window of Bacillota bacterium genomic DNA carries:
- a CDS encoding aminotransferase class I/II-fold pyridoxal phosphate-dependent enzyme: ELNHASIIDGCRLSRADIKVFPHKDMGGLRKVLEECKPKYGRLLVLTDGVFSMDGDIGELPGIVKLCQEFGAISYVDDAHSSGVLGRNGRGSVDHFGLHGQVDVQVGTLSKAVGVLGGYVAGSQNLINWLIQRGRPFLFSTSHPPGVAAACIAAVDVLENEPQLIERLWDNARYFKKGLNDLGFNTGISETPITPVIIGEGARAMKFSDRLFEEGVFAQGIGYPTVAHEKSRVRTIVTATHTRQDLDEALAIFARVGREMGIIR, translated from the coding sequence GAGCTCAACCACGCCAGCATCATCGATGGTTGCCGGCTCTCCCGGGCCGATATCAAGGTCTTCCCCCACAAGGACATGGGCGGGTTGAGGAAGGTCCTCGAGGAGTGCAAGCCCAAATATGGCCGGCTGCTGGTGCTCACCGACGGGGTCTTCTCAATGGACGGCGACATCGGCGAGTTGCCGGGCATCGTCAAGCTCTGCCAGGAGTTCGGGGCCATCTCCTACGTCGACGACGCCCACTCCAGCGGGGTCCTTGGCCGGAACGGCCGCGGCAGCGTCGACCACTTCGGGCTGCACGGTCAGGTCGACGTCCAGGTCGGGACCTTGTCCAAGGCCGTCGGGGTCCTCGGCGGCTATGTCGCCGGCAGTCAGAACCTCATCAATTGGCTGATCCAGCGCGGTCGGCCCTTCCTCTTCTCGACCTCACACCCGCCGGGGGTCGCCGCCGCCTGCATCGCCGCCGTCGACGTCCTCGAGAACGAGCCGCAACTGATCGAGCGCCTCTGGGACAACGCCCGGTACTTCAAGAAGGGCCTGAACGACCTGGGCTTCAACACCGGCATCAGCGAGACCCCGATCACCCCGGTGATCATCGGTGAAGGGGCCAGGGCCATGAAGTTCAGCGACCGCCTCTTCGAGGAAGGCGTCTTCGCCCAGGGCATCGGCTACCCGACGGTGGCCCACGAGAAGTCGCGCGTGCGGACCATCGTCACGGCCACCCACACCCGTCAGGACCTGGACGAGGCCCTGGCCATCTTCGCCAGGGTCGGGCGGGAGATGGGGATCATCAGGTAG
- a CDS encoding type II toxin-antitoxin system PemK/MazF family toxin — protein sequence MTLETRRGEIWLVDWNPSRGSEQAGVRPALVVQNDIGNRCSTTTIVAAVSTRKGKAYPFQVPMEPPEGGLSAESIIKLDQVMTVATERLVRKLGSVGRTTMARVDEALRWSLSLG from the coding sequence ATGACCCTTGAAACACGACGTGGCGAGATCTGGTTGGTCGATTGGAACCCCAGCCGCGGCAGCGAGCAGGCGGGAGTCCGTCCCGCGCTGGTGGTGCAGAATGATATCGGCAACCGGTGCAGCACAACTACCATCGTAGCTGCCGTCTCAACGCGAAAAGGAAAAGCTTACCCCTTTCAGGTTCCGATGGAGCCCCCCGAGGGCGGGCTGTCGGCGGAGAGCATCATCAAGCTCGATCAGGTGATGACGGTTGCCACCGAGCGGCTTGTCCGGAAGCTCGGATCGGTGGGTCGGACCACGATGGCCCGAGTGGACGAGGCCTTGAGGTGGAGCCTCAGCCTCGGATAA
- a CDS encoding CopG family transcriptional regulator: MAKAIKITITLTDDLIAILDGLKKREKTTRSGAIASLLRRARQRQVEADMAEGYLAMTDKSRENAESTLPAQAEVALRHDP, translated from the coding sequence ATGGCCAAGGCGATAAAGATTACGATAACTCTTACCGATGACCTCATCGCCATCCTCGACGGCCTCAAGAAGCGTGAGAAGACCACGAGAAGCGGGGCTATTGCGAGTCTTCTCAGGCGGGCTAGACAGCGGCAGGTCGAAGCTGATATGGCGGAAGGATATCTGGCCATGACTGACAAAAGCCGCGAAAACGCAGAATCAACCCTGCCGGCTCAGGCGGAGGTGGCCCTGCGTCATGACCCTTGA